One region of Salvelinus namaycush isolate Seneca chromosome 3, SaNama_1.0, whole genome shotgun sequence genomic DNA includes:
- the LOC120038105 gene encoding activating transcription factor 7-interacting protein 1-like: MDVAVAEEPLRKIFRAKKTMKVSDRQQLKSLHTTLSSPCSFPSPPQPAMVNGKHCEDVSMEVDKEIHGTTHTTTHAPSSLTATSLTTETSEEPTASELLVSSSQNIHSDVKDVQEGEGDKESTLPSLEVEDKMNGLMKGDRNSKGDVIVSSPVSSEKTEAVRERQVDGMEVDLVPGTTQDTVPILNPAASLLLSSNTAVESVSSPSLSPSYTAESDQEVRPGFLVLSEDDDVQDESNEEEEEKDEEQRKSEGGVEKVEVNMKKPEQFVSGAPVDSPSPSSPTPLQIDEEEEGAALQKKRSLSGDSEDGGEKQGERDLEVVERHNKRPRVDCEELEAHVELKISGSVERQHKLKKVVQQLVEEQLCVLQLTLFDMSLQGLRDRLDKIEKHPSALKSLQAKIARLSKKVATAIQARENAKKPPEVLLPPTSTSATATTPAGSAVLGLRTMGNNTPDPKRNDQGCQTPTPVRNDQGCQTPTPVRNDQGCQTPTPVPTASLLPSPSSTASAGSQPTSQTLMLSTCVTPTPGPSAFPLQSFLIQLPGGGTAILTNPTNSQLIPVCAFPAMTSSTVTPTTAFLLQRTTPYTPAAPKPPSASALLSHSAATTTTTPTDTPAATTSHMTTPITRATTITTPITRAITTPTCWATTVTTPTPRTTPRATTTPRATTTTTPRATTTTTPRATTITTPRATTITTPTRRATTNVSHPGATGTVSRPSSGVSVSVCESIRLVSVANSTSTSSLPRFSMPATTGTQPSVRPAAPAQLAASAQLAAPAKTGSKSTNPPSDSTQASHPAKSEAFIDLTEEEEEEDDDVLVTGVLKAPIALKASPSPSTAGQRTTATQQTATSTSVGTQAVRSSLGQTSAVGSPHAVYRRPLQGSPSKSVASATSTSSSTPCPQPSPLPPLPVPPQTISLPLEAASTSPPQQPLLKITRVPSQNDGIVLSWSVTEVDRSCAAVDSYHLYAYHQDHSGPSTPPLLWKKIGEVKALALPMACTLTQFVSGSKYYFAVRARDVFGRFGPFCAPQCTDVLTPPSPKAPI; the protein is encoded by the exons ATGGATGTTGCTGTTGCAGAGGAACCCCTGAGGAAAATCTTCAGAGCAAAAAAGACTATGAAAGTCAGCGATCGACAGCAACTGAAATCCCTTCACACCACTCTTTCCTCTCCATGTTCTTTCCCATCCCCACCTCAGCCAGCAATGGTAAATGGGAAGCACTGTGAAGATGTGTCTATGGAAGTAGATaaagaaatacatggaactacacATACCACCACTCATGCCCCTTCCTCCCTGACAGCCACATCCCTAACCACTGAGACCTCTGAGGAACCAACAGCCTCTGAATTACTGGTTTCTTCATCACAGAACATACACTCTGATGTAAAagatgttcaggaaggagagggggacaaGGAGTCTACATTACCCAGCCTCGAGGTAGAAGACAAAATGAATGGACTGATGAAGGGGGATAGAAATTCCAAAGGGGATGTTATCGTTTCCTCTCCTGTGAGTTCAGAGAAAACAGAAGCAgtaagagagagacaggttgatGGTATGGAAGTAGACCTGGTACCAGGTACCACTCAGGACACAGTGCCCATATTGAACCCTGCCGcctccctcctcctgtcctccaaCACGGCTGTAGagtctgtctcttccccttcactcTCCCCGTCATACACGGCAGAGTCAGACCAGGAGGTCAGGCCAGGATTCCTGGTGCTTAGTGAAGATGATGATGTCCAGGATGAGAgcaatgaggaagaggaggaaaaagATGAGGAACAGAGGAAAAGTGAAGGAGGGGTAGAAAAAGTTGAGGTTAACATGAAGAAGCCAGAACAATTTGTAAGTGGTGCTCCAGTTGACTCTCCGTCCCCTTCATCACCGACACCTCTTCAGATTGATGAAG AAGAGGAGGGTGCTGCTCTACAGAAGAAACGATCCTTGTCTGGAGACTCAGAGGATGGTGGTGAAAAACAGGGAGAAAGAGACTTGGAAGTGGTGGAGAGGCATAACAAGAGGCCCAGAGTAGACTGTGAAGAGCTGGAGGCTCATGTGGAGCTGAAGATCAGTGGGAGCGTTGAAAGGCAACACAAGCTAAAGAAG GTGGTGCAGCAGCTTGTTGAGGAGCAGTTGTGTGTTCTGCAGCTCACACTATTTGACATGAGTCTTCAGGGGCTCAGAGACAGACTGGACAAAATAGAAAAACACCCGAGTGCACTCAAGAGCCTGCAG GCAAAGATTGCCCGACTTTCTAAGAAAGTTGCAACTGCCATCCAGGCCAGGGAGAATGCCAAGAAACCTCCAGAG GTACTGTTGCCACCTACCTCTACTTCTGCCACAGCAACCACCCCAGCAGGATCAGCAGTTCTCGGCCTGAG AACAATGGGGAACAACACACCGGATCCAAAGCGTAATGATCAGGGCTGTCAAACCCCTACTCCTGTACGTAATGATCAGGGCTGTCAAACCCCTACTCCTGTACGTAATGATCAGGGCTGTCAAACCCCTACTCCTGTACCCACAG CCTCCTTGCTACCTTCCCCCTCTTCCACAGCCTCAGCCGGATCTCAACCCACATCCCAAACCTTGATGCTGAGCACCTGTGTTACCCCAACACCAGGCCCGTCCGCCTTCCCTCTCCAGTCATTCCTCATACAGCTGCCTGGTGGAGGGACAGCCATCCTTACCAACCCAACCAACTCCCAGCTAATCCCAGTGTGCGCATTTCCCGCCATGACGAGTTCCACCGTGACACCCACCACTGCCTTCCTCCTGCAGAGGACTACTCCCTACACCCCTGCTGCTCCCAAGCCCCCCTCTGCATCCGCCCTCTTATCTCATTCCGCTGCCACAACCACGACTACACCCACTGACACACCAGCTGCCACAACGTCCCACATGACCACACCCATAACCAGGGCCACAACCATAACCACACCCATAACCAGGGCCATAACCACACCCACATGCTGGGCCACAACCGTAACCACACCCACACCCAGGACCACACCCAGGGCCACAACCACACCCAGggccacaaccacaaccacacccagggccacaaccacaaccacacccAGGGCCACAACCATAACCACACCCAGGGCCACAACCATAACCACACCCACACGCAGGGCCACAACCAATGTCTCCCACCCTGGAGCCACTGGGACAGTCAGCAGGCCCAGCTCCGGTGTGTCTGTCTCCGTCTGTGAGTCCATTCGGCTTGTATCTGTGGCGAACTCCACTTCAACTTCATCCTTACCAAGATTCTCAATGCCAGCCACCACAGGCACTCAACCCTCTGTGCGACCAGCTGCCCCAGCGCAACTAGCTGCCTCAGCACAACTAGCTGCCCCTGCGAAAACAG GTAGTAAATCTACAAACCCTCCTTCAGACTCCACACAGGCATCTCACCCTGCCAAATCAGAAGCATTCATAGacctgacagaggaggaggaggaggaggatgatgatgttCTAG TTACTGGAGTGCTGAAGGCTCCGATTGCTTTGAAGGCCTCACCCTCGCCTTCAACAGCGGGTCAGCGAACAACAGCCACACAGCAAACCGCCACCTCCACTTCAGTCGGAACACAGGCCG TGAGGTCATCTCTTGGTCAGACTTCAGCTGTTGGATCTCCACACGCCGTTTATCGTCGCCCCCTGCAG GGCTCCCCATCTAAAAGTGTTGCCTCAGCAACATCCACTTCATCTTCCACACCTTGCCCCCagccctctccccttccccccttGCCTGTCCCACCTCAAACTATCAGCCTGCCCCTAGAAGCGGCCAGCACCAGCCCTCCACAGCAGCCTCTGCTCAAAATAACCCGGGTTCCAAGCCAGAATGACGGCATCGTGCTCTCCTGGTCTGTGACTGAGGTAGACAGGAGCTGTGCTGCCGTGGACAGCTACCACCTATACGCCTACCACCAGGACCACTCTGGCCCCAGCACACCTCCCCTACTCTGGAAGAAGATAGGGGAGGTGAAGGCCTTGGCTTTGCCCATGGCCTGTACACTCACACAGTTTGTCTCTGGCTCCAAGTACTACTTTGCAGTCCGTGCCAGGGACGTGTTTGGCCGCTTTGGACCATTCTGTGCGCCTCAGTGCACTGATGTCTTAACGCCCCCTTCACCGAAAGCTCCAATTTAA